A stretch of Brassica rapa cultivar Chiifu-401-42 chromosome A08, CAAS_Brap_v3.01, whole genome shotgun sequence DNA encodes these proteins:
- the LOC103834625 gene encoding DDB1- and CUL4-associated factor homolog 1 isoform X1: MDGQGNEPEVPNPTAENEQLALAAETETENSNGGGDNPKEEEGLIEKAQKLMEHITNGANNPNPTVLHALSHLLESQESLFIKENGFYSNGRGSHISGKLCKLIKENDEFFELISSTFLSENTYSTAVKAASARLLMNWLLTWTHPYIFDDAVTENFKKWVLEEAVKFPGEHSGSSEASDSEMLKTYSTGLLAHSLTSRGQLVEDVLTSGLSAKLMHYLRVRVIGEASTSRRDALHTTEAKHVSLKTKEDGRSRVRRVVDTVEGDHVLEADAGRETDVLSEGELEIDGRDRCNVPAVFDGKMKPGDGNTGRDDPSRNRLSRSKSRARGKVNEGATDTDSLLASPTSGRLGVRDRDQSKNLDVRNAEDGTKWLGKMKSGIMEIEREKNDECFQDCVIGTKNITDIVKRAVGAAETEARAAHAPDEAVKAAGDAAAELVKTTALEEFKSSGSEEAAVAAARRAATTVIDAAEVSRNATCVTSDQTAGTSSVETDATVDVGEVSLPDIESLAQLQEKYCIQCLEILGEYVEVLGPVLHEKGVDVCITLLERTSQLGDSFTLSPLLPDVMKLICALAAHRKFAAMFVDRGGLQKLLAVPRVTETFYGLSSCLYTIGSLQGIMERVCALPSDLIHQVVKLAIELLDCSQDQARKNSALFFAAAFVFRAILDAFDAHNSLQKLLAILKDAASVRTGANSDRSAPEVMTSSEKQMAFHTCFALRQYFRAHLLLLVESIRPSRSGRGGVPKVPNIRAAHKPLDISNEAVDAVFLQLQKDRKLGPTFVRTQWPAVNSFLASSGHVTMLELCQTPPVDRYLHDLLQYAFGVLHIVTSIPDGRKAIVTAALSNNRAGIAVILDATNISNSIVDPELLQIIQPALNVLINLVCPPPSLSNKPLLAQNHQPVPDQATARPSTDVPADNAPPTPVAPASSGLVGDRRIFLGAGTGSAGLAAKLEQVYRQAREAVRGNDGIKILLKLLQPRIYVNPPATPDCLRALACRVLLGLARDDTIAQILTKLEVGRSLSELIRDSGGQSSGTDQVRWQAELTQVALELIGIVTNSGHANTLTASDAATPTLRRIERAAIAAATPITYDSKELLLLIHEHLQASGLGETASALLKEAQLNPLPSLAPPSSIAYSATQEMSAPVAQVQWPSGRASGGFFNSKPEVCAHDEDPNSKCNAALSAKKKHLASSTQETSTPVAQQQWPSGRTNCGFFPSKPKVNAHEEDPSSRGNAAPSAKKKQLAFSPSFGSQSRKQSLYQDAQPQSTQRINSSSNSDPACGDTSEAVAEKNDLDADAQFKTPTFPRKRKLSELRETEMSTSSKRINLGELGPRTPACPTSASLRRSSTIAEASGFQTPASALDVNQSGSSRLGQMTPASQLRLPSDPQPSERLSLDSLVVQYLKHQHRQCRAPITTLPPVSLLHPHVCPEPKRLLEAPLNITDRLGTRELQSYYSGVHGNRRDRQFVFSRFKSWRSYRDETALFTSISLLGGTNHLAVGSHAGEIKIFDASSGNMLESVSGHQAPVTLVQSYVSGDTQLLLSSSYSDVQLWDASDITVGSKHSFDGCKAAKFSNSGSLIAALSSEGPTKDVLLYNVETGSLSEKFTDPDTSSRTSPYTLVHFNPCDSLILWNGHLWDRRVPNSCKRFDQFTDYGGGGFHPSRNEVIINSEVWDLRNMNTRLIRSVPSLDQTAITFNSRGDVIYAMLRRNIEDVMSAVNTRRAKHPLFAAFRTLDAVNYSDIATIPVDRCLLDFATEPTDSFLGLITMEDQDDMFSSARMYEIGRRRPTDDDSDPDDDGETEDEDEDDEDDEDDLDRILGLAGDDSDSGDDDMSSDDNEDNSASDFDDDDGGMFFDGGIMEIVSEGDDEDDNGDSDGEDSDDDGDSISSGEEDFLNSIH; the protein is encoded by the exons ATGGACGGGCAAGGGAACGAACCCGAGGTCCCCAATCCCACGGCTGAGAATGAACAATTGGCTCTCGCGGCGGAGACGGAGACGGAGAATTCAAACGGCGGAGGAGATAAccctaaagaagaagaagggctTATAGAGAAGGCGCAGAAGCTCATGGAACATATCACTAACGGTGCTAATAACCCCAACCCTACTGTCCTCCACGCTCTTAGCCACCTCCTCGAATCTCAGGAGTCTCT GTTTATAAAGGAGAATGGGTTCTACTCTAATGGTCGTGGTAGTCATATCAGTGGAAAGCTATGTAAACTCATCAAA GAGAATGATGAGTTCTTTGAGTTGATTTCGTCAACTTTTCTATCTGAGAATACTTACTCAACAGCTGTAAAGGCAGCCTCCGCAAGGTTGCTAATGAATTGGTTGCTTACTTGGACG cATCCTTATATTTTCGATGATGCTGTTACGGAAAACTTTAAAAAGTGGGTCTTGGAAGAGGCTGTTAAGTTTCCTGGTGAACACTCTGGTAGCAGTGAGGCCTCAGATTCTGAGATGTTGAAGACTTATTCTACTGGACTTCTCGCTCACTCTCTGACGAG TCGTGGTCAATTAGTTGAAGACGTCTTGACGTCAGGACTATCTGCTAAGCTTATGCATTATCTCCGAGTACGTGTTATTGGAGAGGCAAGCACGAGCCGTAGAGATGCCCTTCATACAACTGAGGCTAAGCATGtgtcattaaaaacaaaagaagatggTCGAAGTAGGGTGCGGAGGGTTGTGGATACAGTTGAAGGTGACCATGTTCTTGAGGCCGACGCCGGTAGAGAGACTGATGTACTGTCTGAAGGAGAACTCGAAATCGATGGTAGAGATAGATGTAATGTTCCTGCTGTTTTTGACGGTAAAATGAAGCCTGGAGATGGCAATACCGGAAGAGATGACCCTTCAAGAAATAGACTGAGCCGATCAAAATCTAGGGCGAGAGGAAAGGTGAACGAAGGTGCTACTGATACAGACAGTCTCTTGGCATCTCCTACATCAGGTCGTCTTGGTGTCAGAGATAGGGATCAATCAAAAAATTTAGATGTCAGAAATGCAGAAGATGGGACTAAATGGCTGGGGAAAATGAAGTCTGGTATAATGGAGATTGAAAGAGAGAAGAATGATGAGTGCTTTCAAGATTGCGTGATTGGAACCAAAAACATAACTGATATAGTAAAGAGAGCGGTTGGAGCTGCTGAAACCGAAGCTAGAGCTGCCCATGCTCCTGATGAAGCAGTTAAAGCAGCCGGTGATGCTGCAGCAGAGCTTGTTAAAACTACTGCTTTGGAG GAATTTAAGTCCTCTGGCAGTGAAGAAGCTGCCGTGGCTGCTGCTCGTCGAGCAGCTACTACAGTCATAGATGCCGCTGAGGTTTCAAG AAATGCCACCTGTGTTACATCTGATCAGACTGCGGGTACGAGTAGTGTGGAAACTGACGCAACTGTGGATGTTGGAGAAGTTTCACTTCCAGATATTGAATCGTTGGCTCAGTTACAGGAAAAATATTGCATCCAGTGCCTTGAGATACTGGGAGAATATGTTGAGGTTCTCGGGCCTGTCCTCCATGAAAAAGGTGTTGATGTATGCATTACGCTACTGGAGCGTACGTCCCAACTTGGTGATAGCTTCACACTGTCGCCTTTGTTACCTGATGTAATGAAGTTAATTTGCGCTTTGGCTGCACACCGGAAGTTTGCTGCAATGTTTGTTGACCGGGGTGGCTTGCAGAAGTTACTTGCTGTGCCAAGGGTTACTGAGACCTTTTATGGTCTCTCATCTTGCTTATACACCATAGGCTCTCTTCAG GGTATAATGGAGCGTGTCTGTGCACTTCCATCGGATCTCATACATCAAGTGGTTAAATTAGCTATCGAACTTCTAGACTGTTCCCAGGATCAAGCCAGAAAAAATTCAGCCTTATTCTTTGCTGCTGCTTTTGTCTTTAGAGCCATTTTAGATGCATTTGATGCTCATAATAGTTTGCAGAAACTCCTTGCAATTCTCAAAGATGCAGCCTCAGTTAGAACTGGTGCTAATTCTGACCGATCAGCCCCTGAAGTCATGACGTCCTCAGAGAAACAGATGGCTTTTCACACCTGTTTTGCTTTGCGTCAGTATTTTAGAGCTCATCTACTTTTGCTTGTGGAATCCATTCGCCCAAGCAGAAGTGGCCGAGGTGGTGTGCCAAAAGTTCCTAATATTAGGGCAGCCCATAAGCCCCTTGACATTAGCAATGAAGCTGTGGATGCCGTATTCCTTCAGTTACAGAAGGATAGGAAGTTGGGTCCGACCTTTGTGAGAACTCAGTGGCCTGCTGTCAATAGCTTTTTGGCCTCCTCTGGACATGTTACCATGTTGGAACTATGCCAG ACTCCACCAGTAGACCGTTATCTCCATGATCTACTTCAGTATGCTTTTGGTGTTCTTCACATAGTTACATCAATACCTGATGGCCGCAAAGCAATTGTGACTGCCGCACTCAGCAACAATCGTGCTGGCATTGCTGTCATTCTGGATGCAACTAATATTTCCAACAGCATAGTGGACCCTGAG TTATTGCAGATCATACAGCCTGCACTAAATGTCCTAATCAATCTGGTGTGCCCACCACCATCATTAAGCAATAAGCCGCTTCTTGCCCAAAATCATCAACCTGTTCCCGACCAAGCCACTGCCCGTCCTTCAACCGATGTTCCTGCAGATAATGCTCCGCCAACTCCTGTTGCACCAGCGTCTTCAGGTTTGGTCGGGGATCGAAGAATTTTCTTAGGAGCAGGAACCGGTTCTGCTGGCCTTGCTGCTAAGTTGGAGCAGGTTTATCGTCAAGCACGTGAGGCTGTTCGTGGGAATGATGGTATAAAAATTCTCTTAAAACTTCTTCAGCCCAGAATATATGTGAACCCCCCTGCTACCCCAGATTGCCTACGAGCGCTGGCCTGCAGGGTACTTCTTGGTCTCGCTAGAGATGATACAATTGCACAAATACTGACTAAACTTGAG GTTGGTAGGAGTTTATCAGAACTAATTCGGGACTCAGGTGGTCAGTCAAGTGGAACAGATCAGGTCAGGTGGCAGGCTGAACTTACGCAGGTGGCCCTTGAGCTGATAGGG ATAGTAACAAATTCAGGGCATGCGAATACACTAACAGCCAGTGATGCTGCTACTCCAACACTGAGGCGCATTGAAAGAGCTGCCATTGCCGCAGCAACACCTATAACATATGATTCTAAGGAGCTTTTGCTCCTTATCCATGAGCACCTCCAGGCATCAGGTCTTGGTGAAACTGCTTCAGCACTGTTGAAAGAGGCTCAGTTGAATCCTCTACCTTCCTTGGCTCCCCCTTCTTCTATTGCATATTCCGCTACACAGGAGATGTCTGCACCGGTAGCTCAGGTGCAGTGGCCTTCTGGTCGTGCTAGTGGTGGATTTTTCAACAGCAAACCTGAAGTCTGTGCACATGACGAAGATCCTAACTCTAAATGTAATGCGGCTCTATCTGCCAAGAAGAAACATCTGGCTTCCTCCACACAGGAGACGTCCACGCCAGTAGCACAGCAACAATGGCCCTCTGGTCGTACTAACTGTGGTTTTTTCCCCAGCAAACCCAAAGTCAATGCTCACGAAGAAGATCCTAGTTCGAGAGGTAATGCAGCTCCATCCGCAAAGAAGAAACAGTTGGCTTTCTCACCCAGCTTTGGTTCGCAGTCACGAAAGCAATCTTTGTACCAGGACGCTCAACCTCAGTCTACGCAGAGAATAAACAGTAGTTCAAATTCAGATCCTGCTTGTGGAGATACATCAGAAGCTGTTGCAGAGAAGAACGACCTTGATGCCGATGCTCAATTTAAGACCCCAACTTTTCCGAGAAAACGGAAATTGTCTGAGCTAAGAGAAACAGAGATGTCAACCTCAAGTAAAAGAATCAATTTGGGCGAGCTAGGACCACGAACTCCAGCTTGTCCAACATCGGCTTCCTTACGTAGGAGTTCAACCATTGCGGAGGCTTCAGGTTTCCAAACACCAGCTTCAGCTTTAGATGTCAACCAATCTGGGAGCTCCAGACTAGGCCAGATGACACCTGCTTCTCAGCTAAGGCTTCCAAGCGATCCCCAGCCTTCGGAACGGTTATCACTAGACTCCCTTGTAGTCCAGTATTTGAAACACCAACACAGGCAGTGCCGGGCTCCTATCACAACTCTCCCCCCTGTGTCTCTCCTACATCCGCATGTCTGTCCTGAACCTAAACGGTTACTTGAAGCTCCACTAAACATCACTGACCGTCTTGGCACCCGTGAGCTTCAGAGTTATTACAGTGGAGTCCATGGGAATCGCAGGGACCGTCAATTTGTTTTCAGCAGATTCAAATCCTGGAGATCTTACCGAGATGAGACTGCTCTCTTCACAAGCATTTCACTTCTTGGTGGTACTAATCATTTAGCAGTCGGTAGCCATGCTGGAGAAATCAAGATATTTGACGCTAGCAGCGGTAACATGCTAGAGAGTGTTTCAGGTCACCAGGCTCCGGTTACACTTGTTCAGTCATATGTCTCTGGTGATACTCAACTGTTGCTTTCTTCGAGCTACAGTGATGTGCAGTTGTGGGACGCGTCTGATATAACTGTTGGGTCTAAACACTCGTTTGATGGTTGCAAGGCTGCAAAGTTCAGCAACTCTGGGTCACTTATCGCAGCGCTCTCTTCTGAAGGACCAACAAAAGATGTTCTTCTGTATAACGTAGAGACCGGCAGTCTTTCCGAGAAATTCACTGACCCAGACACTTCTTCCCGGACTAGTCCCTATACTCTTGTACACTTCAACCCTTGCGATTCATTAATATTGTGGAATGGTCATCTCTGGGATCGCCGTGTCCCAAATAGTTGCAAACGGTTTGATCAGTTTACTGATTATGGTGGCGGCGGTTTTCATCCTTCTCGAAATGAg GTGATCATAAACTCGGAGGTCTGGGACCTGAGGAATATGAATACGAGGCTTATTCGGAGTGTACCATCACTGGACCAGACAGCTATTACGTTCAACTCCAGGGGAGATGTTATATACGCAATGCTGAGGAGAAACATTGAGGACGTGATGTCTGCTGTCAACACACGCCGTGCGAAGCATCCGTTGTTTGCTGCTTTCCGCACTCTTGACGCGGTGAACTATTCAGACATTGCCACTATACCGGTGGACCGATGCCTTCTCGACTTCGCCACAGAACCAACGGATTCTTTTCTTGGGCTGATCACAATGGAAGATCAAGATGATATGTTTTCCTCAGCCAGGATGTATGAGATTGGCAGACGGAGACCAACGGACGATGACTCGGATCCCGATGATGATGGTGAGACagaggatgaagatgaagatgatgaagacgaCGAAGATGACCTGGACCGGATTCTTGGACTAGCTGGAGACGATAGCGACAGTGGAGATGATGACATGAGCAGCGATGACAATGAAGATAACAGTGCGAGTgattttgatgatgatgatggaggTATGTTCTTTGATGGTGGAATTATGGAGATTGTAAGCGAGGGTGATGATGAAGACGATAATGGTGATAGTGATGGTGAAGACAGTGATGATGACGGTGATTCCATTAGCAGTGGCGAAGAGGATTTTCTCAACAGCAttcattaa